The following nucleotide sequence is from Pseudonocardia abyssalis.
GCCCCGCGGTGACCTGTTGGCCCTGCAGGTGGGGCACGCGTTCGAGCAGGCCACGCAGGTGGGGCTACGCCGTCCCGACCTCTGACCGGCGCCGGGCGTGCACCACGATGTCGCGGACGGTCAACTCCGTGCCCTCGTGGGTCCGGGCGGCCCGCGGGCGGGCCTCGGCGACGAGCACCTCCCACCGCTGCGGGTCGAGTATCGCCGTCACTTCGTCGGCGGTGAAGAACATGCCGGGGACGTGCGGGCGGTGGTGCCCGGCGTCGTCGGTGGGGTCGTGGCCGACGATCAGCAGCGACCCGCCCGGCGCGACACCGGTGGCCAGCCGCGCGTAGAGGTCCAGCAGCCCGGGCAGGTGGACGAACTGCGCGGAGACCAGGTCGTGGGCCCCCTCGTCCGGCGTCCAGACGGTCAGGTCCTCATGGCGCCACTCGACGTCGGCGCTGCGGGCCTGCGCCCGGTCGAGCG
It contains:
- a CDS encoding class I SAM-dependent methyltransferase, coding for MTKTHGDMTDPNMFTQAAWEERYGARDEHRHGIWSGQPNAQLVAQVVDLPTGRALDAGCGEGADAMWLAQQGWRVTGVDFSRTALDRAQARSADVEWRHEDLTVWTPDEGAHDLVSAQFVHLPGLLDLYARLATGVAPGGSLLIVGHDPTDDAGHHRPHVPGMFFTADEVTAILDPQRWEVLVAEARPRAARTHEGTELTVRDIVVHARRRSEVGTA